A genome region from Natronobeatus ordinarius includes the following:
- a CDS encoding cytochrome-ba3 oxidase subunit, with amino-acid sequence MASDGFSPRYAVAIGLLAILPALVYATTRSMTAGGVTAVNVVIIFLALYTAMGPIADESASVDAA; translated from the coding sequence ATGGCATCCGACGGATTCTCACCCAGGTACGCAGTCGCCATCGGACTGCTCGCGATACTTCCCGCGCTCGTCTACGCCACGACCCGCTCGATGACGGCTGGTGGCGTCACCGCGGTCAACGTCGTCATCATCTTCCTGGCGCTGTACACCGCGATGGGACCGATCGCCGACGAGTCCGCATCGGTCGACGCGGCGTAG
- a CDS encoding sulfite exporter TauE/SafE family protein: MATLPAVSFLAHAAQPTDAGNVDLLVFLLIGLLAGAHCLGMCGPLVTAYADRFGGSTEDRRSNALTTYEVRQHTLFNLGRAASYALIGGLFALVGAIAFASADQVVAAGDTVRGSVGILVGIAIIASGLYYLRGSAGIPHGIPVVGPAFGWVSGLLASRIDRLANSPGIVGLGAIHGLLPCPIIYPAYLYAFALGDPLRAALSLGILGIGTIPALFIYGTMLGSLSTTNRVRLHRALGVAFLVLGYVPLQHGLMVLGIVHLPHPPLPFYQPL; the protein is encoded by the coding sequence ATGGCGACGCTTCCAGCCGTCTCGTTTCTCGCTCACGCCGCCCAGCCGACCGACGCCGGAAACGTCGACCTGCTGGTTTTTCTCCTCATCGGCCTGCTGGCGGGCGCTCACTGTCTGGGCATGTGTGGCCCGCTCGTGACGGCCTACGCCGATCGGTTCGGAGGAAGTACCGAGGATCGGCGGTCCAACGCGCTGACGACCTACGAGGTCAGACAGCACACCCTGTTCAACCTCGGACGGGCGGCGAGCTACGCCCTGATCGGCGGCCTCTTCGCGCTCGTCGGCGCGATCGCCTTCGCCTCCGCCGATCAGGTCGTCGCGGCCGGTGACACCGTCCGGGGATCGGTCGGCATCCTCGTCGGGATCGCGATCATCGCCAGTGGCCTCTACTACCTCCGCGGCAGCGCCGGCATCCCCCACGGCATCCCGGTCGTCGGACCCGCGTTCGGGTGGGTCTCCGGCCTGTTGGCGAGTCGGATCGACCGCCTGGCGAACTCGCCGGGCATTGTCGGCCTGGGCGCGATTCACGGCCTGCTCCCCTGCCCGATCATCTACCCGGCGTACCTCTACGCGTTCGCCCTCGGCGACCCCCTCAGGGCTGCGCTGTCGCTCGGGATCCTCGGGATCGGAACGATCCCGGCGCTGTTCATCTACGGGACGATGCTCGGCTCACTGAGTACGACCAACCGCGTGCGACTCCACCGCGCACTCGGCGTCGCCTTCCTCGTCCTCGGCTACGTCCCGCTCCAGCACGGACTGATGGTCCTCGGGATCGTCCACCTCCCACACCCGCCGCTGCCGTTCTACCAGCCGCTGTAA
- a CDS encoding signal peptidase complex subunit 2 yields MGTEEQQRRVLGHDEYDPVGTLALIGLYFLILVTMWLFMYFVEFVGNDPTVVGTVVGLI; encoded by the coding sequence ATGGGTACTGAAGAGCAACAGAGGCGGGTACTCGGCCACGACGAGTACGACCCGGTTGGAACGCTCGCGTTAATCGGGTTGTACTTTCTGATCCTGGTTACGATGTGGCTGTTCATGTACTTCGTCGAGTTCGTTGGAAATGATCCGACGGTAGTGGGAACGGTGGTGGGTCTCATATGA